In one Leptogranulimonas caecicola genomic region, the following are encoded:
- the gltB gene encoding glutamate synthase large subunit: MTQAEQPRTLWSPQFEHDACGIGALAHLKGKKSHQMVDDALSVLVNLEHRGGVGLERSCGDGAGILMQVPHRFFRKEAQKEGCLLPDEGDYGVAMLFFPQDDFGVQAAIRIFEEGCAAHGLPLLFWRKVPVDAHDLGASARDTMPTIYQAFIGRPESVAAGDDFERALYVCRRTIEKTAEKTHALRGRIFYVCSMSARTIVYKGMLLATQMRRFFTDLNDAAVESALCLVHSRYSTNTTPSWERAHPNRYIIHNGEINTLKGNVNALRAREPELYSPVLGDRLEDVLPVINREGSDSAILDNVLEFLVMNGRSMSRAASLLIPEPWDKNKHLTPERRAFDQYQSMLMEPWDGPAAIAYSDGRTLGASLDRNGLRPARYYITHDQRLLLSSEVGTLDIDPTDILEAGCLGPGEMLLVQPDEGRVLWNDEIRNDLAAQKPFRRWIGDETLTLEDLAVPEDSQAAEKPAPFDGAPFAFAMAQLGHSYDDVDEALRPMAEQAKVPLASMGFDIPLACLSDKPRPFYDYFYQLFAQVTNPPIDALRESLVTSTSLYLGNHGNFLEDARDNCRLIALDGPILSEEDFAKLSSLDRTGFSARTFACTIAAGAPAGALEAALDRLCQEAEEAIAQDVNIIILSDRAGADEIPVPSLLALGAVHHHLMRRGLRMKADIVVDTGDALCAHDFAALVGFSASGIHPWGAHDAIRHLAATGELAVSAELGIQNFDKAVTAGIVSIMSKMGISTMQGYHAAQIFEAVGLAPEVVDHCFTDTPSRVGGLTFDDIQRELSERYHEAKLIAQSPSPEQLPSSGMTKWRPFNGVFAGEEHLIDPQTIYLLQRACRENSQELWDEYVAHVHRAGRPMMLRDLLGFKPLPSGPVPLEEVESAASICRRFNTGAMSYGSISKEAHECLAIAMNRLGGRSNTGEGGEDPARETPLAPGSAPWWKPGDTAKSAIKQVASGRFGVTSRYLGSATEIQIKMAQGAKPGEGGHLPGKKVYPWIAEVRRSTPGVGLISPPPHHDIYSIEDLAELIFDLKNANPGARVSVKLVAEAGVGTIATGVAKGGADKILISGSNGGTGAAPRDSIYHAGLPLELGLAEAQQTLLQNGLRSRVVMEADGKLMCGRDVAIAALLGAEEFGFATMPLIAMGCLMQRDCQKDTCPAGIATQNKSLRCQFHASPDHVVNFMMFVAEELRRLMADLGFRKVDDMVGHPECLVQLEEADGWKASTLDLSAVLANGANAYGLDIPGAAGRRFLDEMAFDLALEKTLDATLFIPYTAAARQHLEPIAFHADLANVNRCVGTMLGAAVTAQHPEGLPDDTIKIQCTGSGGQSFGAFLPAGVSLTITGDANDYFGKGLSGGILAVHPSSKATYKFNENLSIGNVAFYGATAGKGFINGLAGQRFGVRNSGATLVCEGVGNHGCEYMTGGVALILGEVGVNFAAGMSGGVAYVFDELNTLDGRVNHELVDVLPADEKDLAIIRELIQEHVGHTLSPLGIKLLYRFEVLGPKFKKVLPRDYARVTALMDSAMAEGATRSEAETMAFDAMRMGR, translated from the coding sequence ATGACACAAGCTGAGCAGCCACGCACCCTCTGGTCGCCGCAGTTCGAGCACGATGCCTGCGGCATCGGCGCCCTGGCGCATCTCAAGGGCAAGAAGAGCCACCAGATGGTAGACGATGCCTTATCAGTACTGGTAAATCTGGAGCATCGTGGCGGCGTGGGCTTGGAGCGCTCCTGCGGCGACGGCGCGGGCATCCTCATGCAGGTGCCGCATAGGTTCTTCCGCAAAGAGGCTCAAAAAGAGGGTTGCTTGCTGCCCGACGAAGGCGACTATGGCGTGGCCATGCTCTTCTTCCCCCAGGACGATTTTGGGGTTCAAGCGGCCATCCGCATCTTCGAGGAGGGTTGCGCGGCCCACGGTCTGCCGCTGCTCTTTTGGCGCAAGGTGCCGGTGGACGCCCATGACCTGGGGGCTTCGGCGCGCGACACCATGCCTACCATCTACCAGGCCTTCATTGGGCGTCCCGAGTCTGTGGCAGCAGGCGACGACTTCGAGCGCGCCCTCTATGTGTGCCGGCGCACCATCGAGAAGACCGCCGAGAAGACCCACGCCCTCAGAGGCCGCATCTTTTATGTGTGCTCCATGAGCGCCAGGACCATCGTGTACAAGGGCATGCTGCTGGCCACCCAGATGCGCCGCTTCTTCACCGACCTCAACGATGCCGCAGTAGAAAGCGCCCTCTGCCTGGTGCACTCCCGCTATTCCACCAACACCACCCCCAGCTGGGAGCGGGCGCACCCCAACCGCTACATCATCCACAACGGCGAGATCAACACCCTCAAGGGCAACGTCAACGCCCTGCGCGCCCGTGAGCCCGAGCTCTATTCGCCGGTGCTGGGCGACAGGCTCGAAGACGTGTTGCCGGTGATCAACCGAGAGGGCTCGGACTCGGCCATTTTGGACAACGTGCTGGAGTTCTTGGTGATGAACGGCCGTTCTATGAGCCGCGCCGCCTCCCTACTCATCCCCGAGCCCTGGGACAAGAACAAGCACCTCACCCCTGAGCGCCGCGCCTTCGACCAGTATCAGTCCATGCTTATGGAACCCTGGGACGGCCCGGCCGCCATCGCCTACTCAGACGGCCGCACCCTGGGCGCCTCGCTGGACCGCAACGGCCTTCGACCAGCCCGCTACTACATCACCCACGACCAGCGCCTGCTGCTTTCCAGCGAGGTAGGCACCTTAGACATCGATCCCACAGACATCCTGGAGGCCGGCTGCTTGGGTCCTGGCGAGATGCTGCTGGTGCAGCCCGACGAAGGCCGCGTCCTCTGGAACGACGAGATCCGCAACGATCTGGCGGCTCAAAAGCCCTTCCGCCGCTGGATTGGAGACGAGACCCTCACCCTGGAAGACCTGGCAGTGCCAGAAGATTCTCAAGCTGCCGAGAAACCCGCACCCTTCGATGGCGCACCCTTTGCCTTTGCTATGGCTCAGCTGGGCCATAGCTACGATGATGTGGATGAGGCGCTGCGTCCTATGGCAGAACAGGCCAAGGTGCCGCTGGCTTCCATGGGCTTCGATATTCCTCTCGCCTGCCTCTCTGACAAGCCCCGGCCTTTCTACGACTACTTCTACCAGCTCTTTGCCCAGGTCACCAATCCCCCCATCGATGCGCTGCGCGAGAGTCTGGTGACTTCCACTTCGCTCTACCTGGGAAACCACGGCAACTTCCTGGAGGACGCCCGCGATAACTGCCGCCTCATCGCACTGGATGGGCCCATCTTGAGCGAAGAGGACTTCGCAAAGCTCTCCAGCTTGGATCGCACGGGTTTCTCGGCACGTACGTTTGCGTGCACCATAGCCGCAGGCGCTCCTGCGGGGGCTTTAGAGGCGGCCTTGGACCGTCTCTGCCAAGAGGCAGAGGAGGCCATAGCCCAGGACGTCAACATCATAATTTTGAGCGATCGGGCAGGCGCGGACGAGATCCCGGTGCCTTCGCTGTTGGCGCTGGGCGCAGTGCACCACCACCTCATGCGGCGCGGTTTGCGCATGAAGGCCGATATCGTGGTGGACACCGGGGATGCCCTGTGCGCCCATGACTTTGCGGCGCTGGTGGGCTTCTCGGCATCGGGGATCCACCCCTGGGGCGCCCATGATGCCATCCGGCATCTGGCGGCTACCGGGGAGCTGGCGGTCTCGGCGGAGCTGGGCATCCAGAACTTCGACAAGGCGGTCACGGCGGGCATCGTGTCCATCATGTCCAAGATGGGCATCTCCACCATGCAGGGCTATCATGCCGCGCAGATCTTCGAGGCGGTGGGCCTGGCGCCCGAAGTGGTGGACCACTGCTTCACCGATACCCCCTCGCGCGTGGGCGGCCTCACCTTCGACGACATCCAGCGCGAGCTTTCCGAGCGCTACCACGAGGCCAAGCTCATCGCCCAAAGCCCTTCGCCTGAGCAGCTGCCTAGCTCAGGCATGACCAAGTGGCGCCCTTTCAACGGCGTCTTTGCGGGAGAAGAGCACCTCATCGACCCCCAGACCATCTATCTGTTGCAGCGGGCCTGCCGCGAGAACAGCCAGGAGCTCTGGGACGAGTATGTGGCCCATGTGCACAGGGCCGGCCGCCCTATGATGCTGCGCGACCTTTTGGGCTTCAAGCCGTTGCCCTCTGGTCCTGTGCCGCTGGAAGAGGTGGAGAGCGCCGCGAGCATTTGCCGCCGCTTCAACACCGGCGCCATGAGCTACGGCTCCATCTCCAAAGAGGCTCACGAGTGCCTGGCCATCGCCATGAATCGCCTGGGCGGCCGGTCTAACACCGGCGAGGGCGGCGAGGATCCTGCCCGCGAGACGCCGTTGGCTCCCGGCAGCGCCCCCTGGTGGAAGCCCGGCGACACCGCCAAGAGCGCCATCAAGCAGGTGGCCTCGGGACGCTTCGGCGTCACCAGCCGCTATCTGGGCAGCGCCACGGAGATCCAAATCAAGATGGCCCAAGGCGCCAAGCCCGGCGAGGGCGGCCACCTGCCAGGCAAGAAGGTCTATCCCTGGATCGCCGAGGTGCGCCGCTCCACCCCGGGCGTGGGCCTCATCAGCCCGCCGCCCCACCACGACATCTACTCCATCGAGGACCTGGCCGAGCTCATCTTCGATCTCAAGAACGCCAATCCGGGCGCGCGCGTCTCGGTGAAGCTGGTGGCAGAAGCCGGCGTAGGCACCATCGCCACCGGTGTGGCCAAGGGCGGTGCCGACAAGATCCTCATCTCCGGATCCAACGGCGGCACCGGCGCCGCACCTCGCGATTCCATCTACCATGCCGGCTTACCTCTGGAGTTGGGACTGGCAGAGGCCCAGCAAACGCTGCTGCAAAACGGCCTGCGCTCCCGCGTGGTCATGGAGGCCGACGGCAAGCTCATGTGCGGCCGCGACGTGGCTATCGCTGCCCTTCTGGGGGCCGAGGAGTTTGGCTTTGCCACCATGCCCCTCATCGCCATGGGCTGCCTCATGCAGCGCGACTGCCAAAAGGACACCTGTCCGGCGGGCATCGCCACCCAAAACAAGAGCCTGCGCTGCCAGTTTCATGCCAGCCCCGACCACGTGGTGAACTTCATGATGTTTGTGGCCGAGGAGTTGCGCCGCCTCATGGCAGACCTGGGCTTTAGAAAGGTGGATGACATGGTGGGCCATCCCGAGTGCCTGGTGCAGCTGGAAGAAGCCGACGGCTGGAAGGCCTCCACGCTGGATCTCTCTGCAGTGCTTGCCAACGGCGCCAACGCCTACGGCCTGGATATCCCGGGGGCCGCCGGCCGCCGCTTCCTGGATGAGATGGCCTTTGACCTGGCGCTGGAAAAGACGCTGGATGCCACGCTCTTCATCCCCTATACCGCGGCGGCCCGCCAGCACTTGGAGCCCATCGCCTTCCACGCAGACCTGGCCAACGTCAACCGCTGCGTGGGCACCATGCTGGGCGCGGCAGTGACCGCCCAGCATCCCGAGGGGCTGCCAGACGACACCATCAAGATCCAGTGCACCGGCTCCGGCGGCCAGTCTTTTGGCGCGTTCTTGCCTGCAGGCGTAAGCCTCACTATCACCGGCGACGCCAACGACTACTTTGGCAAGGGTTTGTCGGGAGGCATTTTGGCGGTGCATCCCAGCTCCAAGGCCACCTACAAGTTCAACGAGAATCTGTCCATCGGCAACGTGGCCTTCTACGGCGCCACGGCGGGCAAAGGCTTCATCAACGGGTTGGCTGGCCAGCGCTTTGGCGTGAGAAACTCTGGAGCCACGCTGGTGTGCGAGGGAGTGGGAAACCACGGCTGCGAATATATGACCGGCGGCGTCGCCCTTATCCTGGGCGAGGTGGGCGTGAACTTCGCCGCGGGCATGAGCGGAGGCGTGGCCTATGTGTTCGACGAGTTGAACACCTTGGACGGCCGGGTGAACCACGAGCTGGTAGACGTGCTTCCGGCAGACGAGAAGGACCTGGCCATCATTCGCGAGCTTATTCAGGAGCACGTGGGGCATACCCTGAGCCCCTTGGGCATCAAGCTGCTCTATCGCTTCGAGGTGCTAGGGCCCAAGTTCAAAAAGGTGCTCCCTCGCGACTATGCGCGAGTGACGGCACTGATGGATTCGGCGATGGCCGAGGGCGCAACCCGCTCCGAGGCCGAGACCATGGCCTTCGACGCCATGCGCATGGGGAGGTAG